The Syntrophales bacterium genome contains the following window.
TTTTCAGTTCAACCGCTTCAATTAAATCGGCTGGATTTACATGACCGTTGGTTATGAGATGCCACAAATCGTAAAGATCGCGTGGCTCGTTCCTTGCCGGGTCAAGAAGAGCGACGATCTTCTCCGATACGATCTCGTTGAGCGAATAAACCCCGATTCTTTCCTTCTCTGGCAGATCCTCATATTCATCGTATGCTTTGAGA
Protein-coding sequences here:
- a CDS encoding nucleotidyl transferase AbiEii/AbiGii toxin family protein — encoded protein: LKAYDEYEDLPEKERIGVYSLNEIVSEKIVALLDPARNEPRDLYDLWHLITNGHVNPADLIEAVELKMKFRGKELTDVKENFIHKEARLKKLWQARLSSQMILLPEFEQVFRATFRELRQAKYY